The following coding sequences are from one Luteimonas sp. S4-F44 window:
- a CDS encoding Rieske (2Fe-2S) protein, whose translation MRSLNPRDGATLLALDAIADGGFAEAEGVVDGEPESLVLHRDGGRVRAWLNICPHAGRRLDWAPGQFLASKDGHLVCAAHGASFRTADGVCVAGPCKGEALRAVPVQVRDGHVLLG comes from the coding sequence ATGCGTTCGTTAAATCCACGTGATGGCGCCACGCTGCTCGCGCTCGATGCGATCGCCGATGGCGGCTTCGCCGAGGCCGAAGGCGTCGTCGATGGTGAGCCCGAGTCGCTGGTGCTGCACCGCGATGGCGGCCGGGTGCGCGCCTGGCTCAACATCTGTCCGCACGCTGGCCGCCGACTCGACTGGGCGCCCGGTCAGTTCCTCGCTTCCAAGGACGGGCACCTCGTCTGTGCCGCGCACGGCGCGAGTTTCCGCACCGCCGATGGCGTCTGCGTCGCGGGGCCGTGCAAGGGCGAGGCGCTGCGCGCCGTGCCGGTGCAGGTGCGGGACGGGCACGTGCTGCTGGGATGA
- the rimK gene encoding 30S ribosomal protein S6--L-glutamate ligase yields MKLAILSRNTKLYSTRRLVEAARTRGHTVRVLDPLRCYMRISSEGFSLRYKGRPIEAFDAVIPRFGTSVARYGNAVLHQLELMGSFAPNPSAAFARARDKLRCQQLLAAEGIGLPVTVFGDNPDDTDDLLAMLGPPPHVIKLNEGMQGAGVMLTEKPSASRGAVEALRGLYANFLVQEFIAEAQGADLRCFVVGDQVIGAMQRQAPAGDFRSNLHRGGSATAAVATEEEQAVAVRAAQVVGLGIAGVDLIRSARGPLVLEVNASPGLEGIEAVTGQDIAGGIVEHLAARVGTGRPRRARRHISNGT; encoded by the coding sequence ATGAAGCTCGCGATCCTGTCCCGCAACACCAAGCTCTATTCCACCCGCCGGCTGGTCGAGGCCGCGCGGACGCGCGGGCATACCGTGCGCGTGCTCGATCCGTTGCGCTGTTACATGCGTATCAGCAGCGAGGGCTTTTCGCTGCGCTACAAGGGGCGTCCGATCGAGGCCTTTGATGCGGTGATCCCGCGCTTCGGCACCTCGGTGGCGCGCTATGGCAACGCGGTGCTGCACCAACTGGAGTTGATGGGCAGCTTCGCGCCCAATCCTTCGGCGGCATTCGCACGGGCGCGCGACAAGCTGCGCTGCCAGCAACTGCTGGCCGCCGAGGGCATCGGCCTGCCGGTCACAGTGTTCGGCGATAATCCCGACGACACCGACGACCTGCTGGCGATGCTCGGCCCGCCACCGCACGTGATCAAGCTCAACGAGGGCATGCAGGGCGCGGGCGTCATGCTGACCGAGAAACCATCGGCCTCGCGTGGCGCGGTCGAGGCCCTGCGCGGCCTGTACGCCAACTTCCTGGTGCAGGAGTTCATCGCCGAGGCCCAAGGCGCGGACCTGCGCTGCTTCGTGGTCGGCGACCAGGTCATCGGCGCGATGCAGCGCCAGGCGCCGGCGGGGGACTTCCGCTCCAACCTCCATCGCGGTGGCAGCGCGACTGCGGCGGTGGCAACCGAGGAGGAGCAGGCCGTCGCGGTGCGCGCCGCGCAGGTGGTGGGCCTGGGGATCGCCGGAGTCGATCTGATCCGCTCGGCCCGGGGCCCGCTGGTGCTCGAGGTCAATGCCTCGCCCGGCCTGGAGGGCATCGAGGCGGTGACCGGACAGGATATCGCCGGGGGCATCGTCGAGCATCTGGCCGCACGGGTCGGCACGGGACGCCCGCGACGTGCGCGGCGTCACATATCCAACGGAACCTGA
- the trmB gene encoding tRNA (guanosine(46)-N7)-methyltransferase TrmB, with protein sequence MTDPFSSEGAKAPPKPFTVTEGRREVRSFVLRQGRFTPAQQRAFDDAWPRFGLDYAGTPRDLDAVFGRQALRILEIGFGNGEALRHSARMDAARDHIGIEVHAPGVGRVLNGLAEDGSDHVRVYHHDAVEVLRNEIADGALDEIRIYFPDPWHKKRHNKRRLVQPAFAALLVSKLRAGGRLHLATDWQDYAEQMWDVLDATPGLRNRAGPRGHVPRPPWRPQTHFESRGLKLGHGVWDLLYDRDP encoded by the coding sequence ATGACCGACCCGTTCTCCAGCGAAGGCGCCAAGGCGCCGCCCAAGCCGTTCACGGTGACCGAGGGCCGGCGCGAAGTGCGCAGCTTCGTATTGCGCCAGGGCCGGTTCACGCCGGCGCAGCAGCGCGCATTCGACGACGCCTGGCCACGTTTCGGCCTGGACTACGCCGGCACGCCGCGCGACCTCGACGCCGTGTTCGGACGGCAGGCCTTGCGGATTCTGGAGATCGGCTTCGGCAACGGCGAAGCGCTGCGCCATTCGGCACGAATGGATGCGGCACGCGACCACATCGGCATCGAAGTGCATGCGCCGGGTGTGGGGCGCGTGCTCAATGGCCTGGCCGAGGACGGCAGCGACCATGTCCGCGTGTACCACCACGACGCGGTCGAGGTGCTGCGCAACGAGATCGCCGATGGCGCGCTCGACGAGATCCGGATCTACTTCCCCGATCCCTGGCACAAGAAGCGCCACAACAAGCGCCGGCTGGTGCAGCCCGCGTTCGCCGCGCTGCTGGTGTCCAAGCTGCGCGCGGGCGGGCGCCTGCATCTGGCGACCGACTGGCAGGACTACGCCGAACAGATGTGGGACGTGCTCGACGCCACCCCCGGCCTGCGCAACCGCGCCGGCCCGCGCGGCCATGTGCCGCGACCGCCGTGGCGCCCGCAGACGCATTTCGAGAGCCGCGGTCTGAAGCTGGGCCACGGGGTCTGGGATCTGCTCTACGACCGGGACCCGTAA
- a CDS encoding autotransporter domain-containing protein: MSSSRPIRAALAVALAAAAVPALAADTFSRTVFFGDSLTDAGYFRPVLVREVGPETAILGRFTTNPGLTWAEHVADRYGTDASANGNGQTGDNYAVGGARVAIDTGGALGATPSLATQVRTYLSANGGRADADALYSVWGGANDLFAVAANPGQAQQIIGAAVTAQVGLVGALQGAGARYVLVPSIPDVGLTPQFRAGGAAAMAQGTALSTAYNDALYGGLASQGLRVIPVDTFHFLQEVVADPSRYGFTNVTSVACATQPAPAGASSLFCNPGSLVAPDAADTYLFADGVHPASRAQAMIADLAVSMIDGPQQIAVLPQSAAMTGRARADRVANRMSLATAPVEGRRWWADVRADMQRYDHGDAYDGVGPALTAGLDWTSGATTFGGFVGYGRQGNDWGLRRGSWDQSEATIGGFAHWRSAAGGWVNLQLSYSWLDFDTDRAVQIGPATRVHSGQADGSNTTAALYAGWTFGNGPLEHGPVLSVVGQRIEVDGFAESDPTMSTSLAYPSQDIDSLIGSAGWQFAYAGDGGVRPYARLTVDREFEDAPTEAWARAQSLPSTLDYAVPARGYDRSYGTATLGTQARLFGLDANVGATLTVGQKAGSHTTVFATLGAGF, translated from the coding sequence ATGTCATCGTCCAGGCCGATCCGTGCCGCCCTTGCCGTCGCGCTTGCCGCAGCGGCCGTTCCGGCGCTCGCCGCCGACACGTTTTCCCGCACCGTGTTTTTCGGCGACAGCCTGACCGATGCCGGCTACTTCCGGCCGGTGCTGGTGCGCGAGGTCGGGCCAGAGACCGCGATCCTGGGCCGATTCACCACCAATCCCGGCCTGACCTGGGCCGAGCATGTGGCCGATCGCTACGGCACCGATGCCAGTGCCAACGGCAACGGCCAGACCGGCGACAACTACGCGGTCGGCGGCGCCCGCGTCGCGATCGACACTGGCGGCGCCCTCGGTGCGACGCCTTCGCTGGCGACCCAGGTGCGCACCTACCTGTCGGCCAACGGCGGCCGCGCCGATGCCGACGCGCTGTATTCGGTCTGGGGCGGCGCCAACGATCTGTTCGCGGTGGCGGCCAATCCGGGCCAGGCGCAGCAGATCATCGGCGCGGCGGTGACCGCGCAGGTCGGCCTGGTCGGCGCGCTGCAGGGTGCGGGCGCGCGTTACGTGCTCGTGCCGTCGATCCCGGACGTCGGCCTGACTCCGCAGTTCCGTGCCGGCGGTGCTGCGGCGATGGCGCAGGGCACCGCGCTGTCGACGGCCTACAACGATGCGCTGTACGGCGGCCTCGCCTCGCAGGGCTTGCGGGTGATCCCGGTCGACACCTTCCACTTCCTGCAGGAAGTGGTCGCCGATCCCTCGCGCTACGGGTTCACCAACGTCACCTCGGTCGCCTGCGCGACCCAGCCGGCGCCTGCCGGTGCCTCATCGCTGTTCTGCAACCCGGGCTCGCTGGTCGCGCCCGACGCGGCCGACACCTATCTGTTTGCCGACGGGGTGCACCCGGCCAGTCGCGCGCAAGCGATGATCGCCGACCTGGCCGTGTCGATGATCGACGGCCCGCAGCAGATCGCCGTGCTGCCGCAGTCGGCGGCGATGACCGGCCGCGCGCGCGCCGATCGGGTCGCCAACCGGATGAGCCTGGCGACTGCGCCGGTCGAGGGCCGCCGCTGGTGGGCCGACGTGCGCGCCGACATGCAGCGTTACGACCACGGCGATGCCTACGACGGCGTCGGCCCGGCGCTGACCGCCGGCCTGGACTGGACGTCGGGCGCCACCACCTTCGGCGGCTTCGTCGGCTACGGCCGGCAGGGCAACGACTGGGGCCTGCGCCGCGGCAGCTGGGACCAGAGCGAAGCAACCATCGGCGGCTTCGCGCACTGGCGCAGTGCGGCCGGCGGCTGGGTGAACCTGCAGCTGAGCTACAGCTGGCTGGACTTCGACACCGACCGCGCCGTGCAGATCGGGCCGGCGACGCGCGTGCACAGCGGCCAGGCCGATGGCAGCAACACGACCGCCGCGCTGTATGCCGGCTGGACCTTCGGCAATGGCCCATTGGAGCATGGCCCGGTGCTGTCGGTGGTGGGCCAGCGCATCGAGGTCGACGGCTTCGCCGAAAGCGATCCGACGATGTCGACCTCGCTGGCCTATCCCTCGCAGGACATCGACTCGCTGATCGGCAGCGCCGGTTGGCAGTTCGCCTATGCCGGCGACGGCGGCGTGCGGCCGTATGCGCGGCTGACGGTCGATCGCGAGTTCGAGGACGCGCCGACCGAGGCCTGGGCACGCGCGCAGTCGCTGCCCTCGACGCTGGACTATGCGGTGCCGGCTCGCGGCTACGACCGCAGCTACGGCACCGCGACGCTCGGCACCCAGGCGCGCCTGTTCGGCCTGGACGCCAATGTCGGCGCCACCCTGACGGTCGGCCAGAAGGCCGGCAGCCACACCACGGTGTTCGCGACCCTGGGCGCGGGGTTCTGA
- a CDS encoding fumarylacetoacetate hydrolase family protein encodes MTDPSYDVVPATAPTRLAVRGGGRFPVRRVYCVGRNFADHAREMGAQAPASKAERGTPVFFAKPADAVVTSGEVPYPSATRELHHEVELVVAIGRDAPPGELPVDSAAELVYGYAVGLDLTRRDLQAAAKAKGLPWDVAKGFDASAPVGELVPAAVIGALAPRTLSLDVNGTLRQSSTLAQLIWDVPEILHELSKLFALRAGDLVFMGTPSGVAALHPGDVCVARLDDVLELHCKVTSPPL; translated from the coding sequence ATGACCGATCCGTCGTACGACGTGGTGCCTGCTACGGCGCCGACCCGCTTGGCTGTCCGAGGTGGCGGCCGCTTCCCGGTCCGGCGCGTGTACTGCGTGGGCCGCAACTTCGCCGACCACGCCCGCGAGATGGGCGCTCAGGCGCCCGCCTCGAAGGCCGAGCGCGGCACGCCGGTGTTCTTCGCCAAACCCGCCGATGCAGTCGTGACCTCTGGCGAGGTGCCCTACCCCAGCGCCACGCGCGAACTGCATCATGAGGTCGAACTGGTCGTGGCGATCGGCCGCGACGCGCCGCCCGGCGAACTGCCGGTCGACAGCGCCGCCGAACTCGTCTACGGCTACGCGGTCGGCCTGGACCTGACCCGTCGCGACCTGCAGGCCGCCGCCAAGGCCAAGGGCCTGCCCTGGGACGTGGCCAAGGGGTTCGACGCTTCGGCGCCGGTCGGCGAGCTGGTGCCTGCGGCGGTCATCGGCGCGCTGGCGCCGCGGACGTTGTCGCTCGACGTCAACGGGACGCTGCGGCAATCGTCGACGCTCGCGCAGCTGATCTGGGATGTGCCCGAGATCCTGCACGAACTGTCCAAGCTGTTCGCGCTGCGCGCCGGCGACCTGGTGTTCATGGGCACGCCGTCCGGCGTTGCCGCGCTGCATCCTGGCGATGTCTGCGTTGCCCGGCTCGACGACGTGCTCGAGCTCCACTGCAAGGTCACTTCGCCGCCGCTATAG
- a CDS encoding M28 family peptidase, whose amino-acid sequence MRPAPLLNVLALALLSGALLVPGTSHAREAAPVTQASLDAAAQLRERALQDGTAYRLIESLTTQIGPRLPGSEADARAVAWAKARFAELGYDRVWTEPVTFPKWERRSEHAAVVGPYAQPLVLTALGGSPGGEVSAQIVRFDSLAALEAADPATLRGRIVFVDIPMARSRDGSGYGAAGAIRSRGPSIAARKGAAAYLMRSIGTSPHRVANTGITRFDEDVTPIPAAALSLPDADQLTRLLRLGPIEVALALDCGWNGTYTSQNVIAELTGRERPDEIVLIAGHLDSWDLGTGAVDDASGVGITMAAGHLIAQQPQRPRRSVRVVAFANEEQGLLGARAYADAHGGADVIARHVIGAESDFGAGRIYGFNTSAPAGQRATSDAIAEVLRPLGIDYLQDKGSPGPDISPLAAKGGAWGWLGQDGTDYFDLHHNADDTFDKVDPDAVAQNTAAYAVFAWLAADSDESFGSAPKTDPTPAH is encoded by the coding sequence ATGCGCCCTGCCCCGCTTCTGAACGTCCTTGCCCTCGCCCTGTTGTCGGGCGCACTGCTGGTCCCCGGCACGAGCCACGCGCGCGAAGCGGCGCCGGTGACGCAGGCGTCGCTGGATGCCGCAGCGCAACTGCGCGAGCGCGCATTGCAGGACGGCACCGCGTATCGGTTGATCGAGTCGCTGACCACGCAGATTGGCCCGCGCCTGCCGGGCAGCGAGGCCGATGCGCGCGCGGTCGCGTGGGCCAAGGCGCGATTCGCCGAGCTCGGCTACGACCGGGTGTGGACCGAACCGGTCACCTTTCCGAAGTGGGAACGGCGCAGCGAGCACGCGGCGGTCGTCGGCCCCTACGCCCAGCCGCTGGTGCTCACCGCACTGGGCGGCAGTCCGGGCGGCGAGGTCTCGGCGCAGATCGTGCGCTTCGACAGCCTCGCCGCGCTCGAGGCCGCTGACCCGGCGACGCTGCGCGGGCGCATCGTGTTCGTCGACATCCCAATGGCGCGCTCGCGCGACGGCAGCGGCTACGGCGCGGCCGGCGCAATCCGCAGCCGCGGACCGTCGATCGCCGCGCGCAAGGGCGCGGCCGCCTACCTGATGCGCTCGATCGGCACCAGCCCGCATCGCGTCGCGAACACCGGTATCACCCGCTTCGACGAGGACGTGACGCCGATCCCGGCGGCCGCGCTGTCGCTGCCCGACGCCGACCAACTGACGCGCCTGCTGCGGCTGGGACCGATCGAAGTCGCCCTCGCGCTCGATTGCGGTTGGAACGGCACGTACACCTCGCAGAACGTCATCGCCGAACTCACCGGCCGCGAGCGCCCGGACGAGATCGTGCTGATCGCCGGCCATCTCGATTCCTGGGACCTGGGCACCGGCGCGGTCGACGATGCCTCGGGCGTGGGCATCACGATGGCCGCCGGGCATCTGATCGCGCAGCAGCCGCAGCGTCCGCGGCGCAGCGTGCGCGTGGTCGCGTTCGCGAATGAGGAACAGGGCCTGCTGGGCGCGCGCGCCTATGCCGACGCGCACGGCGGCGCCGATGTGATCGCCCGGCACGTGATCGGTGCGGAGAGTGACTTCGGCGCCGGTCGCATCTACGGCTTCAACACCAGCGCGCCAGCGGGACAGCGCGCGACCAGCGACGCGATCGCCGAGGTGCTGCGTCCGCTCGGCATCGATTATCTGCAGGACAAGGGCAGCCCGGGCCCGGACATCTCGCCGCTGGCGGCCAAGGGTGGCGCCTGGGGCTGGCTGGGTCAGGACGGCACCGACTACTTCGATCTGCACCACAACGCCGACGACACGTTCGACAAGGTCGACCCCGACGCGGTCGCGCAGAACACCGCGGCCTATGCAGTGTTCGCGTGGCTGGCCGCAGACTCCGACGAAAGCTTCGGCAGCGCGCCCAAGACCGACCCCACGCCGGCGCACTGA
- a CDS encoding SLC13 family permease: MDTGLALTTDMKIVLGLVGLTMVLFLFQRVRADLVALVVLVMLGLTGLVAPEDVFNGFSSNAVISVIATMILGMGLDRTGALNRLAGWLLRRARGMENRLLLLTAATAGLNSSVMQNPSVMALYMPVAARLASRSGLRLAQILLPVCVAIVMGGALTMVGTSPLILLNDLLTAANANMPSGAATLESLNMFAPLPIGLALLIAGLAYFHFFGNRQLGELNDGGDGPVTPARTQSYFASAYGIEGDVFELVVTAESPLVGMTFAEAEAIHHAPLLLALKSENESRLAPPADARIWVGSVLGAMGSRQQVADFAQNQFLRMSSRLRHFGDLFNPSRAGIAEAVIPPTSKFIGKSAAELSLGKKYGVRLLAINRDKTVLRENVRRMTLRAGDMLVLHSIWQDLARTAKSLDFLIVTDYPKGEQRPHKFKIAMAIFAVTMLIALSSRIPTSVALMTGVAGMLVFGVLKMDEAYSAINWKTVFLMACLIPLGWAMDSSGAAAWVAGHSIERLPTGLPVWLLEIAVALLTAAFSMVISHVGATIVVVPLAINLALAAGGNPTAFALIVALSASNNFVTQSNPVMSMIIGPAGYTAKQLWRIGLPISLMYTAIVVLMVNLLFD; this comes from the coding sequence ATGGATACCGGACTCGCGCTCACCACCGACATGAAGATCGTCCTGGGCCTGGTGGGCCTGACGATGGTGCTGTTCCTGTTCCAGCGCGTGCGCGCGGACCTGGTGGCCCTGGTGGTGCTGGTGATGCTGGGCCTGACCGGCCTGGTGGCGCCCGAAGACGTCTTCAACGGGTTTTCCTCCAACGCGGTGATCAGCGTCATCGCCACGATGATCCTGGGCATGGGCCTGGACCGCACCGGTGCGCTCAACCGCCTCGCCGGTTGGCTGCTGCGACGGGCCCGGGGCATGGAGAACCGCCTGTTGCTGCTGACCGCGGCCACCGCCGGTCTCAATTCCTCGGTCATGCAGAACCCGTCGGTGATGGCGCTGTACATGCCGGTCGCCGCGCGATTGGCTTCGCGCTCGGGGCTGCGCCTGGCGCAGATCCTGCTGCCGGTCTGCGTGGCCATCGTCATGGGCGGCGCGCTGACGATGGTCGGCACCTCGCCGCTGATCCTGCTCAACGACCTGCTGACCGCGGCCAACGCCAACATGCCCTCCGGCGCGGCGACGCTGGAATCGCTGAACATGTTCGCGCCGCTGCCGATCGGTCTGGCGCTGCTGATCGCCGGGCTGGCCTACTTCCATTTCTTCGGCAACCGGCAACTCGGCGAACTCAACGACGGCGGCGACGGCCCGGTGACCCCGGCGCGGACCCAGAGCTACTTCGCCAGCGCCTACGGCATCGAAGGCGACGTCTTCGAGCTCGTGGTGACCGCCGAAAGCCCGCTGGTGGGCATGACGTTCGCCGAGGCCGAGGCGATCCACCACGCGCCGCTGCTGCTGGCGCTCAAGTCGGAGAACGAATCGCGCCTTGCCCCGCCGGCCGATGCGCGCATCTGGGTGGGCAGCGTGCTCGGCGCAATGGGGTCGCGACAGCAGGTCGCCGACTTCGCGCAGAACCAGTTCCTGCGCATGAGCTCGCGACTGCGGCACTTCGGCGACCTGTTCAATCCCAGCCGCGCCGGCATCGCCGAGGCAGTGATCCCACCGACCTCCAAGTTCATCGGCAAATCGGCCGCCGAACTGAGCCTGGGCAAGAAGTACGGGGTCCGCTTGCTGGCGATCAACCGCGACAAGACCGTGCTGCGCGAGAATGTGCGCAGGATGACCCTGCGCGCTGGCGACATGCTGGTGCTGCACAGCATCTGGCAGGACCTGGCGCGCACCGCCAAGTCGCTCGATTTCCTGATCGTGACCGACTACCCCAAGGGCGAGCAGCGGCCGCACAAGTTCAAGATCGCGATGGCGATCTTCGCGGTGACGATGCTGATCGCGCTGTCCTCGCGCATCCCCACCTCCGTGGCGCTGATGACGGGCGTGGCGGGCATGCTGGTGTTCGGCGTGCTGAAGATGGACGAGGCTTACAGCGCGATCAACTGGAAGACCGTCTTTCTCATGGCCTGCCTGATCCCGTTGGGCTGGGCGATGGACTCCAGCGGCGCGGCGGCCTGGGTTGCCGGCCACAGCATCGAGCGGCTGCCGACCGGCCTGCCGGTCTGGCTGCTGGAGATCGCGGTCGCGCTGCTGACCGCGGCATTCTCGATGGTCATCAGCCACGTCGGCGCGACGATCGTCGTAGTCCCACTGGCGATCAACCTGGCGCTGGCCGCCGGCGGCAACCCGACCGCCTTCGCACTGATCGTCGCGCTGTCGGCCTCCAACAACTTCGTCACCCAGTCCAATCCGGTGATGTCGATGATCATCGGCCCGGCCGGTTACACGGCCAAGCAACTGTGGCGGATCGGGCTGCCGATCTCGTTGATGTACACCGCGATCGTGGTGCTGATGGTCAACCTGCTGTTCGACTGA
- the mscL gene encoding large-conductance mechanosensitive channel protein MscL, protein MGILAEFREFAVRGNVIDLAVGVVIGAAFGKIVTALVENLIMPFIGLLTGGIDFSRWAITLRAAQVDAAGEEIPALVLGIGNVVNTIVQFVLVAFAIFIAVRFINRLKRQQAEAPAEETPAEPSEEVKLLREIRDGLRKPEAPIV, encoded by the coding sequence ATGGGCATACTCGCCGAGTTCAGGGAATTCGCCGTCCGCGGCAACGTCATCGATCTCGCGGTCGGCGTCGTCATCGGTGCAGCGTTCGGCAAGATCGTCACCGCACTCGTCGAGAACCTCATCATGCCGTTCATCGGCCTGCTGACCGGCGGCATCGATTTCTCCCGATGGGCGATCACGTTGCGTGCGGCCCAGGTGGACGCCGCCGGCGAGGAGATCCCGGCACTGGTGCTGGGCATCGGCAACGTCGTCAACACCATCGTGCAGTTCGTCCTCGTGGCATTCGCGATCTTCATCGCGGTGCGCTTCATCAACCGCCTCAAGCGCCAGCAGGCCGAAGCGCCGGCTGAGGAGACGCCCGCCGAGCCCAGCGAGGAAGTGAAGTTGCTGCGCGAGATCCGCGACGGCCTGCGCAAGCCCGAAGCGCCGATCGTCTGA
- the thiS gene encoding sulfur carrier protein ThiS yields MNIRLNGEDAEIDPGSTIAALLQAQGLGGRRVAVEVNGEIVPRGRHDAHVLADGDHVEIVHALGGG; encoded by the coding sequence ATGAACATCCGACTCAATGGCGAAGACGCCGAGATCGATCCGGGCAGCACGATCGCCGCCCTGCTGCAGGCCCAGGGACTGGGCGGGCGCCGCGTGGCGGTGGAGGTCAACGGCGAGATCGTCCCGCGCGGTCGACACGACGCGCACGTCCTGGCCGACGGCGACCACGTCGAAATCGTCCATGCATTGGGAGGGGGGTGA
- a CDS encoding thiazole synthase, with product MSIPSPSRDTGLVVAGKTYRSRLLTGTGKFEDLEQTRLATEAAGAQIVTVAIRRTNIGQTPGEPNLLDVLPPDRYTILPNTAGCYTADEAVRTCRLARELLDGHNLTKLEVLGDQRTLFPDVVQTLKAAEQLVADGFEVMVYTSDDPILAKRLEEIGCVAVMPLAAPIGSGLGIQNRYNLLEIVENAKVPIIVDAGVGTASDAAIAMELGCDGVLMNTAIAGARDPVLMASAMRKAVEAGREAFLAGRIPRKRFASASSPVDGLVG from the coding sequence ATGAGCATTCCTTCCCCCTCGCGCGACACCGGCCTCGTGGTCGCCGGCAAGACCTACCGTTCCCGCCTGCTGACCGGCACCGGCAAGTTCGAGGATCTTGAGCAGACCCGCCTCGCCACCGAAGCCGCTGGCGCGCAGATCGTCACCGTCGCGATCCGTCGTACCAACATTGGCCAGACGCCTGGCGAGCCCAACCTGCTCGATGTGCTGCCGCCCGACCGCTATACGATCCTGCCCAACACCGCCGGCTGCTACACCGCCGATGAGGCCGTGCGCACCTGCCGGCTGGCCCGCGAACTGCTTGACGGCCACAACCTGACCAAGCTCGAGGTGCTGGGCGACCAGCGCACGCTGTTCCCCGACGTGGTGCAGACGCTCAAGGCCGCCGAACAGCTGGTCGCCGATGGCTTCGAGGTCATGGTCTACACCTCCGACGATCCGATCCTGGCCAAGCGCCTGGAGGAGATCGGCTGCGTGGCGGTGATGCCGCTGGCCGCGCCGATCGGCTCGGGTCTGGGCATCCAGAACCGCTACAACCTGCTGGAGATCGTCGAGAACGCGAAGGTGCCGATCATCGTCGACGCCGGCGTCGGCACCGCCTCCGATGCCGCGATCGCGATGGAACTGGGCTGCGACGGCGTGCTGATGAACACCGCGATCGCCGGCGCCCGCGATCCGGTGCTGATGGCCTCGGCGATGCGCAAGGCAGTCGAGGCCGGCCGCGAAGCGTTCCTGGCCGGCCGCATCCCGCGCAAGCGCTTCGCCAGCGCATCGTCGCCGGTCGACGGCCTGGTCGGCTGA